Sequence from the Maribellus comscasis genome:
ATTGGAAATCCCAATTTTTGAGGTTCATCATCCCCGGTGTTGACCGGTGTTTTTTTCTGAAGAAATGGATAACGATAAAATATTACATAAACTACAAATACTTGCTGATGCTGCAAAATACGATGTTTCGTGCGCATCGAGCGGAAGCACCCGAAAGAACGGGAACAACGGACTTGGAAATGGAGTTGCTTCCGGCATTTGTCATAGTTTTACTGAAGATGGTCGCTGTATCAGTCTTTTTAAAATATTGATGACAAATTCTTGTATTTACGATTGCGCATATTGTGTCAATCGCCGGACCAACGACCGGCCACGGGCCACATTTACAACAGATGAAATTGTGGAATTGACCATAGGGTTTTATCGAAGGAACTATATTGAAGGTTTATTTCTGAGTTCGGGAATTATTAAAAATGCAGATTATACAATGGAGAGCATGGTGCTGGTTGCCAAAAAACTCCGAACCGAAGAACGCTACAACGGATACATTCACCTCAAAGCCATTCCGGGAGCCAGTCAGGAGTTGGTTCATGAAGCAGGAATTTGGGCAGATCGCCTAAGTGTAAATATTGAAATTCCGACTGAAATGAATTTACAACGGCTGGCTCCTGAAAAAAATTACAATGGCATTTTATTACCAATGAACCAGATTAAAAACGAAATTCTGCAAAGTAAAGAGGAGCGCAAGAGATATCGGAAGTCGCAACGATTTGCTCCGGCCGGACAAAGCACGCAACTTATTGTCGGGGCAACTCCTGAAACGGATAGGCAGATTATTTTATTGTCATCAGGATTGTACAAAGCTCAGAATTTGAAGCGGGTTTATTTTTCGGGTTATCTTCCTGTAAATAATTACGACAAACGTTTACCTGCCTTAACTCGCCCGCCGCTTGTACGGGAAAATCGTTTGTACCAGAGTGATTGGTTGATGCGGTTTTACCATTTTAAAGCGGAAGAGATTTTAACGGAAGACCAGCCTTTTCTGGATTTGGACATCGATCCGAAATTGGGTTACGCACTGCGGAATATGCATCTTTTTCCGGTTGATATTAATCGGGCAGATTATGAAATGATATTGCGGGTTCCCGGAATTGGAGTGCGTTCGGCACAAAAAATTATTTTGGCCCGGCGGCACCGGAATTTAAATTTCATGCATTTGAAAAAGATCGGAGTTGTAATGAAACGTGCGCAATATTTTATTACCAGCAACGAACTTCCCGTTTCTACGAAAGATTGGGAACCTGCGCGTCTGAAACGGGTTTTGGTAACACAGTCAACAACAAAAAACCGAAAAACGCTGGATACACAATTGAGTCTTTTTGCAAATTTTAAACCGGCACTTCCTCCGCTGCATTAGAAAGCGAAGTAAAAGTTTATCATACCGAAAATAAATGCAACAGGCTATCTTGTGATTGGCTATTCTGAGATTTTTAGGCGGGAATTTAATTCGTTTTGGTAATCCCTTCAGAAATTATCTCCAACAATTTGTCTTTATTAACCGGTTTTTCGATGTAATTGTTACAACCGGCTTCCAGTGTTTTCGATTTATAATCATCAATTGCATAAGCTGTTTGGGCGATAATATAAACATCGGGGTTAAATTTCCTGATTTCTTTTACTGCATCAATTCCATTTAATACGGGCATTTTCGAATCCATTAATACAATGTCAGTATCTGGATTTTCTTTTACCAACTCAATTGCTTTCATTCCATTTGTTGCATGAAGTATTTTTGCTGAAATGCCTTCGAGGATATAATTCAGGAAAAAGAATGATATTTTGTCGTCTTCAGCCACAATAACTTTTAAGCCAGTCGGAATTTTCGGTTTTGTTTGCGTTTGACTTGGTATTTCACAGGGGGTTGGGACAGCAGAGCCCAAATTATTGGGAATATCGACATAAAAGGTTGAGCCTTTGTCTGTTTCCGATTCTACGCGAATTTCTCCATCCAGCATTTTGGTGTATTCCTTGCAAATCGACAGACCTAATCCTGAACCCTCAAACCGGCTTGAAATGGAGGAATCAGCCTGGATAAAATAATTGAAAATAGCATCTTGTTTTTCGTTT
This genomic interval carries:
- a CDS encoding putative DNA modification/repair radical SAM protein; translation: MDNDKILHKLQILADAAKYDVSCASSGSTRKNGNNGLGNGVASGICHSFTEDGRCISLFKILMTNSCIYDCAYCVNRRTNDRPRATFTTDEIVELTIGFYRRNYIEGLFLSSGIIKNADYTMESMVLVAKKLRTEERYNGYIHLKAIPGASQELVHEAGIWADRLSVNIEIPTEMNLQRLAPEKNYNGILLPMNQIKNEILQSKEERKRYRKSQRFAPAGQSTQLIVGATPETDRQIILLSSGLYKAQNLKRVYFSGYLPVNNYDKRLPALTRPPLVRENRLYQSDWLMRFYHFKAEEILTEDQPFLDLDIDPKLGYALRNMHLFPVDINRADYEMILRVPGIGVRSAQKIILARRHRNLNFMHLKKIGVVMKRAQYFITSNELPVSTKDWEPARLKRVLVTQSTTKNRKTLDTQLSLFANFKPALPPLH